AAGGAACAAAATCTTTTGGAATTGTCCAGCTGAAGATTCTTTCCTCTGGTTCATCAATAACTTCAATGGAAGGAGCTGTTTCTCCAAAGGAATAGATCCCCATTTCTTGTTCTCCCCGCATGAGGCGAAACTCACCCCTGAAATAGATGGGATAGGATCCAGCTCGCGCTAATTTGACAACAACCTGCTCTCCCGGGCGATAAATATCACGATCGGTTCTGGCGAGCAGATAAAAATTATTTCCTGGCGAGAAGTCGATTGTACCGCCTTGGTTGTCTTTTGGATGTTGTTTGGTATTTGTAACGACCTTGGACCAAAAACGGGCTGGTCCAATGTCGACATGAAAAGAATCGATTCTTCCCTTTCTCCGACCTTCTCGATCCTGGTAATAGTACCCTGCCCCTCCGTTGCGTAATTCACGGAGGTAATTCCAAACCGTTCTGGCATCCACACCGGGGAAAAAACCGTCGGTCGCCATGCCATCGAGGTGCAGGCTTGTTTGTACGGCCGGTCGTCCGGAAGCTCTCAAGGCCAGGTTATGCAGGAAGTCTCTGTAGGAAGAGATTGTTTCATAATGGTCGGCCTGAAAGTG
This genomic interval from Deltaproteobacteria bacterium contains the following:
- a CDS encoding DUF882 domain-containing protein, whose protein sequence is MKQRFLYEGNGQLPVCNHNTGECTIVDYKNRDGTYNEKAQEEADHAFGIPSGSHEHYSLRLVALLDHLQDHFQADHYETISSYRDFLHNLALRASGRPAVQTSLHLDGMATDGFFPGVDARTVWNYLRELRNGGAGYYYQDREGRRKGRIDSFHVDIGPARFWSKVVTNTKQHPKDNQGGTIDFSPGNNFYLLARTDRDIYRPGEQVVVKLARAGSYPIYFRGEFRLMRGEQEMGIYSFGETAPSIEVIDEPEERIFSWTIPKDFVPSEEISIEIRLIGGHEQKTPRVLRSNSFHIIDR